A genomic segment from Motilibacter aurantiacus encodes:
- a CDS encoding alpha-amylase family protein encodes MSIDTPRAPAPAHAAAGQALAGLPEHRRELFAVRLDRWWADLHAGLAAAYGQPAAGDLALRVVRLAAAAYRARDPELHRLDQARTLEPDWFQSPRMLGYAAYADRFAGDLAGVRQRIPYLQELGVTYLHLMPLLRPREGENDGGYAVADYRSVRPDLGDVEGLRDLARALRAAGISLVLDLVLNHVAREHEWAAAARAGDAARRAYFHVFDDRSRPDEYEETLPEVFPDFAPGNFTWDEELRGWVWTTFNCWQWDVDWSNPDVFCEYADIVLFLANLGVEVLRLDAIAFLWKRLGTDCQNQPEVHALTQALRAVVRIACPAVAFKAEAIVGPADLVHYLGRGVHYGKVSDLAYHNSLMVQVWSMLAAQDVRLAAHALRALPPIPASTAWVTYVRCHDDIGWAIDDGDAAAVGLSGPAHRAFLSDWYSGEFPGSPARGLVFQHNPATGDRRISGMAAGLVGLEAAREQGGTAAVDAALGRLWLAYAVVLGWGGVPVVWMGDELALPSDPEWAREEGHGGDNRWAHRPRMPWATAYQRHDPGGVEGRAFAGLARLARVRRSLPHLHASVPAEVLQPVGPGVLPVLRRHPEGPLLGLYNVTPDWQPWPAAHLAELGFVRPADAISGSPIQVTEGQAWLPPYAAWWVVEG; translated from the coding sequence ATGTCCATCGACACGCCGCGGGCACCGGCGCCCGCGCACGCAGCGGCCGGCCAGGCCCTCGCCGGGCTGCCCGAGCATCGCCGCGAGCTGTTCGCCGTCCGCCTGGACCGCTGGTGGGCGGACCTGCACGCCGGGCTCGCCGCCGCGTACGGGCAGCCGGCCGCCGGCGACCTCGCGCTGCGCGTGGTCCGGCTCGCCGCGGCGGCCTACCGCGCCCGTGACCCGGAGCTGCACCGCCTCGACCAGGCCCGCACGCTCGAGCCCGACTGGTTCCAGTCGCCGCGGATGCTGGGCTACGCCGCCTACGCGGACCGCTTCGCCGGCGACCTCGCGGGGGTGCGGCAGCGCATCCCCTACCTGCAGGAGCTCGGCGTCACCTACCTGCACCTCATGCCGCTGCTGCGCCCGCGCGAGGGCGAGAACGACGGCGGGTACGCGGTGGCGGACTACCGGTCGGTCCGCCCGGACCTGGGGGACGTCGAGGGGCTGCGCGACCTGGCACGCGCGCTGCGTGCGGCCGGCATCAGCCTCGTGCTGGACCTCGTCCTCAACCACGTGGCGCGCGAGCACGAGTGGGCCGCGGCGGCGCGCGCCGGGGACGCCGCCCGGCGCGCGTACTTCCACGTCTTCGACGACCGGTCACGACCGGACGAGTACGAGGAGACGCTGCCGGAGGTGTTCCCGGACTTCGCACCCGGCAACTTCACCTGGGACGAGGAGCTGCGCGGCTGGGTCTGGACGACGTTCAACTGCTGGCAGTGGGACGTCGACTGGTCCAACCCGGACGTCTTCTGCGAGTACGCCGACATCGTGCTCTTCCTGGCGAACCTCGGGGTCGAGGTGCTCCGGCTCGACGCGATCGCGTTCCTGTGGAAGCGGCTCGGCACCGACTGCCAGAACCAGCCGGAGGTGCACGCGCTGACGCAGGCGCTGCGAGCCGTGGTCCGGATCGCGTGCCCCGCCGTGGCGTTCAAGGCGGAGGCGATCGTCGGGCCGGCCGACCTGGTGCACTACCTGGGGCGCGGGGTGCACTACGGCAAGGTGAGCGACCTCGCGTACCACAACAGCCTCATGGTGCAGGTCTGGTCGATGCTGGCCGCTCAGGACGTACGCCTCGCGGCGCACGCGCTCCGGGCGCTGCCGCCCATCCCGGCCAGCACGGCGTGGGTGACGTACGTCCGATGCCACGACGACATCGGCTGGGCGATCGACGACGGGGACGCCGCTGCGGTCGGCCTCTCCGGCCCGGCGCACCGCGCGTTCCTCTCCGACTGGTACTCGGGGGAGTTCCCGGGGTCGCCGGCGCGCGGGCTCGTCTTCCAGCACAACCCGGCGACGGGGGACCGGCGCATCAGCGGGATGGCCGCCGGCCTCGTCGGCCTCGAGGCCGCTCGTGAGCAGGGGGGCACCGCCGCCGTCGACGCCGCGCTCGGGCGGCTCTGGCTCGCCTACGCGGTCGTCCTGGGCTGGGGTGGCGTCCCCGTCGTCTGGATGGGCGACGAGCTCGCGCTCCCCAGCGACCCCGAGTGGGCGCGGGAGGAGGGGCACGGCGGCGACAACCGCTGGGCGCACCGCCCCCGGATGCCCTGGGCCACGGCGTACCAGCGGCACGACCCGGGCGGGGTCGAGGGGCGCGCCTTCGCCGGGCTCGCCCGCCTCGCGCGGGTGCGCCGCTCCCTGCCGCACCTGCACGCGTCGGTGCCGGCGGAGGTGCTCCAGCCGGTCGGCCCGGGCGTGCTGCCGGTGCTGCGCCGGCACCCGGAGGGCCCGCTGCTCGGGCTCTACAACGTGACGCCGGACTGGCAGCCGTGGCCCGCCGCGCACTTGGCGGAACTCGGGTTCGTCCGTCCAGCGGACGCCATCAGCGGAAGCCCCATTCAGGTGACGGAGGGGCAGGCCTGGCTGCCGCCGTACGCCGCCTGGTGGGTCGTCGAGGGCTAG
- a CDS encoding MarR family winged helix-turn-helix transcriptional regulator, with protein sequence MTSDPTAPATAGTTLALIDHLSRLGRRSAEAHGVPSGLRPRQFVALTVLREQGPVAQQTLASALRLDPSNLVGLLNELEGSGLVVRRRDPGDRRRHIVELAPDGARALEAAEREMACVEDGLLRALSGQEREVLHGLLRRALGDQLPTCAEADPPGGC encoded by the coding sequence GTGACGTCCGACCCGACAGCGCCTGCGACGGCGGGGACGACGCTCGCCCTCATCGACCACCTGAGCCGGCTGGGGCGGCGCTCCGCAGAGGCCCACGGCGTGCCGAGCGGCCTGCGCCCGCGCCAGTTCGTCGCCCTCACCGTGCTGCGCGAGCAGGGCCCGGTCGCCCAGCAGACCCTCGCGTCCGCTCTGCGACTGGACCCGAGCAACCTCGTCGGCCTGCTCAACGAGCTCGAGGGCTCCGGCCTGGTGGTCCGCCGCCGCGACCCGGGTGACCGCCGACGGCACATCGTGGAGCTGGCACCGGACGGGGCCCGCGCGCTCGAGGCCGCGGAGCGCGAGATGGCGTGCGTCGAGGACGGGCTGCTGCGGGCGCTGAGCGGACAGGAGCGCGAGGTCCTGCACGGGCTGCTCCGTCGCGCGCTGGGCGACCAGCTCCCGACCTGCGCCGAGGCCGACCCCCCGGGCGGCTGCTAG
- a CDS encoding TraR/DksA family transcriptional regulator, translated as MAALTRDFGGIVEAAADANTDDEHDPEGATIAFERAQVSALLEQARQRLQELEGALARIDGGAYGRCEVCGEQIPAARLAVRPSARTCVGCA; from the coding sequence ATCGCGGCGCTCACGCGGGACTTCGGCGGCATCGTCGAGGCCGCCGCCGACGCCAACACCGACGACGAGCACGACCCCGAGGGCGCGACGATCGCGTTCGAGCGTGCCCAGGTCTCGGCCCTGCTCGAGCAGGCCCGCCAGCGGCTGCAGGAGCTGGAGGGAGCGCTCGCGCGCATCGACGGCGGCGCGTACGGCCGGTGCGAGGTGTGCGGGGAGCAGATCCCGGCCGCCCGCCTGGCCGTCCGCCCCTCGGCGCGCACGTGCGTCGGCTGCGCCTGA
- a CDS encoding PilZ domain-containing protein: MTATEQAGSGGSPGGRPGSGSGSPSAGTAVTIVPAGDVRLLTGVLLSWQEPASGVETTVHASVDIAPTKMHGEKLPVWATVQAEGGDTIVLSAEARRGETAHILDLAGRVAAREPRRRSVRAPAHLDVDVRVEGETVRTLSGRTLDLSAGGCRIALEGGEREAPTLDAGQPTDVVIHLDRENRPQMSGYVHAVRPGGQVVIRFEELSPSYVEQIERYVYATLP; this comes from the coding sequence ATGACCGCAACCGAGCAGGCCGGTTCCGGAGGGTCGCCCGGCGGCCGCCCGGGCTCCGGGTCGGGGAGCCCGTCCGCCGGGACGGCTGTCACGATCGTGCCGGCAGGCGACGTGCGGCTGCTGACCGGCGTGCTGCTGTCCTGGCAGGAGCCGGCGTCCGGGGTCGAGACCACCGTCCACGCGTCCGTCGACATCGCCCCGACCAAGATGCACGGGGAGAAGCTCCCGGTGTGGGCGACCGTGCAGGCCGAGGGCGGCGACACCATCGTGCTCAGCGCCGAGGCTCGCCGGGGAGAGACCGCTCACATCCTCGACCTCGCCGGTCGGGTCGCGGCGCGCGAGCCGCGCCGCCGCAGCGTGCGGGCGCCGGCGCACCTCGACGTGGACGTCCGGGTGGAGGGCGAGACCGTGCGGACGCTGAGCGGGCGGACGCTCGACCTCTCGGCCGGGGGCTGCCGCATCGCGCTCGAGGGCGGCGAGCGGGAGGCCCCGACGCTCGACGCCGGCCAGCCGACGGACGTCGTCATCCACCTGGACCGCGAGAACCGTCCGCAGATGTCGGGGTACGTGCACGCCGTACGCCCCGGCGGGCAGGTCGTGATCCGCTTCGAGGAGCTCTCCCCGAGCTACGTGGAGCAGATCGAGCGCTACGTCTACGCGACACTGCCCTGA
- a CDS encoding DUF1059 domain-containing protein, with amino-acid sequence MRRFACGDVVPRCAGHGLVQARAELVSQARRAVVAV; translated from the coding sequence GTGAGGCGCTTCGCCTGCGGCGACGTCGTTCCTCGCTGCGCGGGTCACGGGCTCGTGCAGGCCCGGGCCGAGCTCGTGTCCCAGGCGCGCCGGGCGGTCGTCGCCGTTTGA
- a CDS encoding FMN-dependent NADH-azoreductase produces the protein MAHLLHLDSSMRTEGSRSRKLSAHFANAWRAAHPDGAVTYRDLAARPLPHLDQDAFLGNVLAPSDRTPAQQAARDLTEEVVNELLAADEVVIGLPLYNFSAPTTFKAWTDRIVVPGLTTGESGGLLGHVRMTFTTARGGGYGPGTPREGWDHREPWLRHALSAVGITDVRFIDTELTLARESPAMAALDLGALEDKSLADAHAAIDALFAERAAA, from the coding sequence ATGGCACACCTACTGCATCTCGACTCCTCGATGCGGACCGAGGGGTCGCGCAGCCGCAAGCTGTCCGCCCACTTCGCCAACGCCTGGCGGGCCGCGCACCCCGACGGCGCCGTGACCTACCGGGACCTCGCAGCACGCCCGCTGCCGCACCTGGACCAGGACGCGTTCCTGGGCAACGTGCTCGCCCCCTCGGACCGCACGCCGGCGCAGCAGGCCGCACGCGACCTCACGGAGGAGGTGGTGAACGAGCTGCTCGCCGCCGACGAGGTCGTCATCGGGCTGCCGCTCTACAACTTCAGCGCCCCGACGACGTTCAAGGCCTGGACCGACCGCATCGTCGTGCCGGGGCTGACCACCGGGGAGTCCGGTGGCCTGCTCGGGCACGTCCGGATGACGTTCACGACGGCGCGCGGTGGCGGCTACGGCCCGGGCACGCCGCGCGAGGGCTGGGACCACCGCGAGCCGTGGCTGCGCCATGCCCTCAGCGCGGTCGGGATCACGGACGTGCGGTTCATCGACACCGAGCTCACCCTGGCCCGGGAGAGCCCGGCCATGGCCGCCCTGGACCTCGGCGCCCTGGAGGACAAGAGCCTCGCCGACGCGCACGCGGCCATCGACGCGCTCTTCGCCGAGCGGGCGGCGGCCTGA